The genome window CGGCCGGCGCCCGCGTGGGCGGCGACCTTCGCGGCGACGGACGGCGCCGGGTCGATCTTGGTGTACCGGGTCGGCGTCCAGCCGGCGTCGGTGCCGAGGTCGGGGTCGTTCGCCGCGTTGTAGACGCCGATCAGGTCGATCGGCTGGAGCCTGCCGTCGATGCGCGCCACGTTCTCCCGGGCGGTGAGCGCGGTCCCACCCCAGTCGTGGAGCAGCGTGGCCGGGTTCACGCCCTTGCCCAGGTGGAAGTGGTTCCGCTCGGCGTAGATCTGCGACTGGACGCCCACGCCGAGCGCGTAGACGAACGTGCCCGGGTCGGGGATCTCGTAGGAGTTGTTGTAGACGTGGACCTTGCCGAAGCGGACGCGCGGCAGCCGCTGGAGCGTGTTCGTGAACCGGTTGTGGTGCACGGTCACGTTGAGCTTGCCGGCGTCGTTCGCGGGGTTGTCGGTCGAGCCGATCAGCATGGTCTTGTCATGGTCGGCGAAGACGTTCCATGACACCGTCACGAGGTCCGACCCGTTGGTGATGTCGAGCTGGCCGTCGTGCACCTGGTACGGCCGGCCGAAGTAGTGCGGCTGGGCCGAGTCGGGGTTGTCGCCGTCGGTGAACGTGTTGTGGTCGATCCACACGTTGGTGGACCGGGTCACCGAGATGCTGTCGTAGGCCGAGTTCCAGTTGCCCTCCGGGCCGTCGGTCGGGTCCCACTGGGGGAAGCAGTCCGCGGCGTCCTCGAACCGGATGTTCCGGATGATCACGTTGCGCGCCTGGTCCACGCGCAGGTTGAGGTGCCGGATCACCGCGCCGGGCAGGCCGACGATCGTGGTGTCCGAGGGCACCCGCAGCACGATGTCCGCGGCCTGCGCGGCCGCGGAGGCGGCCCGCGCCTCCTCGAGCGGCCCGGACGGTTCCCGGTCCCGCCCCCAGACCTCCGGGTCGTAGGCGGCGAGGTAGGCCTCGAGGGAGTACCCGTTCCGGACGTAGTCCGCGCAGGTCTTGCCGGTGTCGATCACGCCCTTGACGTAGATGATCCGCGGCCCGGGCGCGGCGAGGGCGGCGGCGAGCCCGTCCCGGTCCGTGACCACGTGGATGTTCTCCCGGGGCGCGCCGGATCCACCGGTCGTGCCGCCGTTCGCCGAGGCCCAGCCGTCGTTCGGGGGCAGGGTCTCGTGGCCGAGCCGCCAGGCCTTGCTGCCCGGCCGGAGCGGGTCGTGCTCATCGGCGGCCTGGGCGGCCGGCGCGCTCATGGCCGCCACGGTGACCGCGATGGCGGCCGGCAGGAGGACGGCTCGTGCACGCATCATGCCTCCTTCCCGCGGTCCCCGGCGCGGGACCGCGTCGGGATCGGGGGGTGGGCGGCCCGGCCCGGGTGTGGTGTGGCGCGGGCACACCACACC of Thermobispora bispora DSM 43833 contains these proteins:
- a CDS encoding pectate lyase family protein — encoded protein: MRARAVLLPAAIAVTVAAMSAPAAQAADEHDPLRPGSKAWRLGHETLPPNDGWASANGGTTGGSGAPRENIHVVTDRDGLAAALAAPGPRIIYVKGVIDTGKTCADYVRNGYSLEAYLAAYDPEVWGRDREPSGPLEEARAASAAAQAADIVLRVPSDTTIVGLPGAVIRHLNLRVDQARNVIIRNIRFEDAADCFPQWDPTDGPEGNWNSAYDSISVTRSTNVWIDHNTFTDGDNPDSAQPHYFGRPYQVHDGQLDITNGSDLVTVSWNVFADHDKTMLIGSTDNPANDAGKLNVTVHHNRFTNTLQRLPRVRFGKVHVYNNSYEIPDPGTFVYALGVGVQSQIYAERNHFHLGKGVNPATLLHDWGGTALTARENVARIDGRLQPIDLIGVYNAANDPDLGTDAGWTPTRYTKIDPAPSVAAKVAAHAGAGRLL